A single Cnuibacter physcomitrellae DNA region contains:
- a CDS encoding polyprenyl synthetase family protein, translating into MTSSLKRAVGRRSASLSLADRLFSTGEDRRTAALIEDAIDALEERLSVESRFAAGLVDVVARYLLEAGGKRVRPVLAFLVAQLGDGITPDVQTAAASIELTHLASLYHDDVMDDADQRRGVPSAQNVWGNSVAILTGDLLFARASQLLAQLGERAIRLQADTFERLCLGQLNETIGPGPDIDPIEHYIQVLSDKTGSLIAAAGQLGLIFSNAPSAYEEPVRVFGEKVGVAFQLVDDVLDLSPHSEETGKLAGTDIRAGVATLPVLYLREAAVTDAEAAALLERLTPEALESADAATADAAITALREHEVTQRTVAEARRWAAEATAALAPLPDGTVKKTLIRFADTVVERTS; encoded by the coding sequence GTGACTTCCAGCCTCAAGAGGGCGGTCGGCCGCCGCTCTGCGTCGCTGTCGCTGGCCGATCGCCTCTTCTCCACCGGTGAGGACCGCCGTACCGCAGCCCTCATCGAGGACGCGATCGACGCGCTGGAAGAGCGCCTCTCCGTCGAGTCCCGCTTCGCCGCGGGCCTGGTCGACGTGGTGGCCCGCTACCTGCTCGAGGCGGGCGGCAAGCGCGTCCGCCCGGTGCTGGCGTTCCTCGTCGCCCAGCTGGGCGACGGGATCACCCCCGACGTGCAGACCGCGGCGGCGTCCATCGAGCTCACCCACCTCGCCTCGCTGTACCACGACGACGTCATGGACGACGCCGACCAGCGCCGAGGTGTGCCGTCGGCGCAGAACGTCTGGGGCAACTCCGTCGCGATCCTCACCGGCGACCTCCTCTTCGCCCGCGCCTCGCAGCTGCTCGCGCAGCTCGGCGAGCGCGCCATCCGGCTGCAGGCCGACACGTTCGAACGGCTCTGCCTCGGTCAGCTCAACGAGACCATCGGTCCCGGTCCCGACATCGATCCGATCGAGCACTACATCCAGGTGCTCTCCGACAAGACGGGCTCGCTCATCGCCGCGGCCGGTCAGCTCGGCCTCATCTTCTCCAACGCGCCCTCGGCGTACGAGGAGCCGGTGCGCGTGTTCGGCGAGAAGGTCGGCGTCGCCTTCCAGCTCGTCGATGACGTGCTCGACCTCTCGCCCCACTCCGAGGAGACGGGCAAGCTCGCCGGGACCGACATCCGTGCCGGTGTCGCGACCCTTCCCGTGCTCTACCTGCGCGAGGCCGCGGTCACCGACGCCGAGGCGGCCGCCCTCCTCGAGAGGCTGACGCCGGAGGCCCTCGAGTCCGCCGACGCCGCGACCGCGGATGCGGCGATCACCGCGCTGCGTGAGCACGAGGTCACGCAGCGCACCGTGGCCGAGGCGCGCCGGTGGGCCGCCGAGGCGACCGCCGCTCTCGCGCCGCTGCCTGACGGCACGGTGAAGAAGACCCTCATCCGCTTCGCCGACACCGTGGTGGAGCGCACCTCCTGA
- a CDS encoding class I SAM-dependent methyltransferase produces the protein MTKADLTKRPEQVSAMFDKVAAKYDRTNTVLSVGNATLWRIATTRAIAPRPGERILDIAAGTGTSSASIAASGAHVVAADFSPGMIEVGRSRQADNPGIEFVVADAMALPFGDDEFDAVTISFGLRNVSDPRVALGEFFRVTKPGGRLVICEFSTPPLGLVRGGYSFYLKRVMPALAKLASSNDAAYDYLGDSIEAWPDQPTLASWMRSAGYTDVAYRNLTAGIVALHRGVKPLVPASTPLSATTK, from the coding sequence GTGACGAAGGCAGACCTCACCAAGCGCCCCGAGCAGGTGTCTGCCATGTTCGACAAGGTCGCTGCCAAGTACGACCGCACCAACACCGTCCTCTCGGTGGGCAACGCGACGCTGTGGCGGATCGCCACCACGCGAGCCATCGCACCGAGGCCCGGGGAGCGCATCCTCGACATCGCCGCCGGAACGGGCACCTCGAGCGCGTCGATCGCGGCGAGCGGCGCCCATGTCGTGGCGGCCGACTTCTCGCCGGGCATGATCGAGGTGGGCCGCAGCCGTCAGGCCGACAACCCGGGGATCGAGTTCGTGGTCGCCGACGCCATGGCGCTGCCGTTCGGCGACGACGAGTTCGACGCCGTCACCATCTCGTTCGGGCTCCGCAACGTCTCCGACCCTCGGGTCGCGCTCGGCGAGTTCTTCCGTGTCACCAAGCCCGGCGGTCGACTCGTGATCTGCGAGTTCAGCACCCCGCCGCTCGGTCTGGTGCGCGGCGGCTACTCCTTCTATCTCAAGCGCGTGATGCCGGCGCTGGCGAAGCTCGCCTCGTCGAACGACGCGGCGTACGACTACCTCGGCGACTCGATCGAGGCCTGGCCCGACCAGCCCACCCTCGCGTCGTGGATGCGGTCGGCCGGCTACACAGACGTCGCGTACCGCAACCTCACGGCCGGCATCGTGGCCCTGCACCGTGGCGTCAAGCCCCTGGTGCCGGCCTCGACGCCGCTCTCCGCGACGACGAAGTAG
- a CDS encoding isochorismate synthase, with amino-acid sequence MPATPSPVTQLRVETTRVDDPKYLLKFTDESSPLIWVRKAHGMAGIGEAVRLTFSGPDRMSEACEAWRAIVSAATVSDPVQAPGSGLIAFGTFAFDDSSTAESVLIVPRTIVGRRGDVSWVTRIRVEGDATPAPEPELRRLGEEYRLTLLPGEVSPDDYRAMVEAAVGRIAAGELSKVVLARDLRGHLPAGSDLRRVLYDLALGYPDCWTYAIDGFLGSSPETLVRVDHGTVSARVLAGTTARGADAVSDQERAVALATSAKDLDEHGFAVRSVLTALEPHSRGLATSEVPFTLKLPNLWHLASDVIGTLSDGSTSLDLIAALHPTAAVAGTPTADALALIRELEPFDRGRYAGPVGWVGADGDGEWAVALRSAQVDAAGDITAYAGCGIVAESVPEREYLETKMKFRPIVEAFA; translated from the coding sequence GTGCCTGCAACGCCCTCTCCCGTGACGCAGCTGCGCGTCGAGACCACCCGGGTCGACGACCCGAAGTACCTCCTCAAGTTCACCGACGAGTCCTCGCCGTTGATCTGGGTGCGCAAGGCCCACGGGATGGCGGGCATCGGCGAGGCCGTGCGGTTGACCTTCTCCGGGCCCGATCGGATGTCCGAGGCCTGCGAGGCCTGGCGGGCGATCGTGTCCGCGGCGACCGTCTCCGACCCCGTCCAGGCGCCGGGCTCGGGACTGATCGCGTTCGGCACGTTCGCCTTCGACGACTCGTCGACCGCCGAGAGCGTGCTCATCGTGCCCCGCACCATCGTCGGACGCCGCGGCGACGTGTCCTGGGTGACGCGCATCCGGGTCGAGGGCGACGCGACGCCCGCACCGGAGCCCGAGCTGCGGCGCCTCGGCGAGGAGTACCGCCTGACCCTGCTCCCCGGCGAGGTCTCGCCCGACGACTACCGTGCGATGGTCGAGGCCGCCGTCGGCCGCATCGCCGCCGGCGAGCTCAGCAAGGTCGTGCTGGCGCGCGACCTCCGCGGGCACCTGCCCGCCGGGTCGGACCTGCGGCGCGTGCTGTACGACCTCGCCCTCGGCTACCCCGACTGCTGGACGTACGCCATCGACGGGTTCCTCGGCTCGAGCCCCGAGACGCTCGTCCGGGTCGACCACGGCACGGTGAGCGCGCGCGTGCTCGCGGGCACCACGGCCCGGGGTGCGGATGCGGTGAGCGATCAGGAGCGCGCGGTCGCCCTGGCGACCAGCGCCAAGGATCTCGACGAGCACGGCTTCGCGGTGCGCAGCGTCCTCACCGCCCTCGAGCCGCACAGTCGCGGCCTGGCCACCAGCGAGGTCCCCTTCACCCTCAAGCTGCCGAACCTGTGGCACCTCGCGAGCGACGTGATCGGCACCCTGAGCGACGGGTCCACCTCGCTCGACCTCATCGCGGCCCTGCACCCGACGGCCGCCGTGGCCGGCACCCCGACCGCCGACGCGCTCGCCCTCATCCGCGAGCTGGAGCCCTTCGACCGCGGCCGCTACGCCGGGCCGGTGGGCTGGGTCGGCGCCGACGGCGACGGCGAATGGGCCGTCGCGCTGCGCAGCGCCCAGGTGGATGCGGCGGGCGACATCACCGCGTACGCCGGCTGCGGCATCGTGGCCGAGTCGGTGCCCGAGCGCGAGTACCTCGAGACGAAGATGAAGTTCCGCCCCATCGTCGAGGCCTTCGCGTAG